From one Montipora capricornis isolate CH-2021 chromosome 10, ASM3666992v2, whole genome shotgun sequence genomic stretch:
- the LOC138021171 gene encoding uncharacterized protein, which produces MAFRTSELLQRNELVRFQLDDVIRAPGNNQHQEKNGYRFTINDRSSFYDWYNAYFEVQFQLQKIADGAGYAAADRITVINGSHSLIAHMMIKSAGKIVYDTDNLHKVTFVKNLLEYSDDYSRSVGKNSFWYLDTNDTTANTNSGYESRRVLTQAANDDGTGGAKDVNLIIPLNRYSFFEELQDKMLVPMQLQFNLNLQNDNELINRAAAADAGRVVINRFLLWVPKLTPKDSMYDKFVSSFMKEHKWTYQRELYAVSAPARVSGFFQISSSIDNVKAIFVYLQRAKTRVATQNPYILDTFKLNAANANSYLTTCRLEYGNGVFYPETEYDSESKVRIFNDLMSYAMRKNDYNTGTQLNLANYNSLYPLIYFDLSYQAEKVTRDPKQLIFRYKLNANSAADFNVHAVVLYEESVVIDKVGNELVIV; this is translated from the coding sequence atggcttttagaacaagtgaattattgcaaagaaatgagttggtgcgtttccaacttgatgatgtaattagAGCCCCTGGAAAtaatcaacatcaagaaaagaacGGTTATAGATTCACCAtcaacgaccggagttctttctatgattggtacaatgcttatttcgaggttcaattccagttacaaaaaatAGCAGATGGAGCTGGTTATGCAGCAGCCGATAGAATAACGGTGATAAACGGATCTCATTCATTGATTGCACATATGATGATTAAAAGTgctgggaaaattgtttatgaTACTGACAATCTACATAAGGTCACTTTTGTGAAGAATCTGTTGGAATATTCTGATGATTACAGCAGATCAGTcggtaaaaacagtttttggtatttagACACAAATGATACGACAGCCAATACTAATTCAGGATATGAATCGAGAAGAGTGCTTACACAAGCTGCCAACGATGATGGAACGGGAGGAGCaaaagatgtgaatttgatcatacctctcaatcgttacagtttttttgaagagttgcaggataaaatgttggttcctATGCAGTTACAATTCAATTTGAATCTCCAGAACGACAATGAACTCATCAATCGGGCAGCAGCAGCAGATGCCGGAAGAGTAGTGATTAACAGATTTCTACTATGGGTTCCAAAATTAACACCAAAAGACAGTATGTACGACAAATTTGTAAGctctttcatgaaagaacacaaatggacaTATCAGCGTGAACTATATGCAGTGTCAGCACCTGCTAGAGTCagtggtttttttcagatttcttccagtattgacaatgtcaaagcaatttttgtttatctacAACGGGCTAAAACCAGAGTTGCAACTCAAAATCCATATATACTTGATACCTTCAAACTAAATGCAGCAAACGCAAACAGTTATTTAACAACATGCAGACTCGAATAtggcaatggtgttttctaccCAGAAACGGAATATGACAGTGAAAGCAAAGTGAGAATTTTCAATGATCTGATGTCTTATGCAATgcgaaaaaatgattacaacaccggAACCCAGTTGAATCTTGCTAATTATAACAGCCTGTATCCACTGATCTATTTTGATCTGTCATATCAGGCAGAGAAAGTAACAAGAGACcctaaacagttgattttcaggTACAAACTCAATGCCAACAGTGCAGCAGATTTCAATGTCCATGCAGTTGTATTGTACGAAGAGTCGGTTGTTATTGACAAGGTGGGTAATGAATTGGTTATAGTTTAA